A single genomic interval of Sphingobacteriales bacterium harbors:
- a CDS encoding superoxide dismutase, whose translation MAFQLAPLPYAFNALEPHIDARTMEIHHGKHHAAYTNNLNAAIAGTPNEGKTIEELLQVAGSSPAIRNNGGGYFNHNLFWNTMSPNGGGQPNGNLATAINTAFGSFDEFKKQFAAAATTRFGSGWAWLGVKPDGSLCVCSTANQDNPLMDIAECKCQPILGLDVWEHAYYLNYQNRRPDYINAWWSVVDWSAVAKLYEAAC comes from the coding sequence ATGGCCTTTCAATTAGCCCCCCTGCCATACGCTTTTAATGCGTTAGAACCCCATATTGATGCCCGCACCATGGAAATTCACCATGGTAAACACCACGCAGCCTACACCAACAACCTTAACGCTGCCATTGCCGGCACCCCCAACGAGGGGAAAACCATCGAAGAATTATTACAAGTAGCCGGCAGCAGCCCCGCTATACGCAACAACGGCGGCGGATACTTTAATCACAACCTTTTTTGGAACACCATGTCGCCAAATGGCGGCGGCCAACCTAACGGCAATTTAGCAACCGCTATTAATACTGCCTTTGGCTCGTTCGATGAATTTAAAAAACAATTTGCCGCTGCTGCTACCACCCGCTTCGGCTCGGGCTGGGCATGGCTTGGCGTAAAACCCGATGGCAGCCTCTGCGTTTGTTCAACTGCCAACCAAGATAACCCACTAATGGATATAGCCGAATGTAAATGCCAGCCAATTTTGGGCTTAGATGTTTGGGAACATGCCTACTACTTAAATTACCAAAACCGCCGCCCCGACTATATTAATGCTTGGTGGAGCGTAGTAGATTGGAGTGCTGTTGCCAAATTATATGAAGCAGCCTGCTAA
- the lnt gene encoding apolipoprotein N-acyltransferase, producing the protein MKNWQYRLFLCLLGPVLLWLCWPPLPLIPLVFIGFVPLLALENHIANQGGQHPTKTRYMRLFLWGYLYFLLWNLLDTWWIKNASLWGGVMAFVLNSLFMSFPLLAYHGIKHRLGQKWWAVIFVATWMSFEFLHQKWELSFPWLNLGNSFAQFPALIQWYEVTGTSGGTLWVLIINVLVFDAWQRYQTTKAQQQYPDKKWGQKRLGLILLLLVLPVTASLIRYFTYQEHGRPVTVGVVQPNIDPWNEKFDSRTMGQQMEKFLRLSAQVLEVDSSSVNESKNLRKVDYLVWPETSIPNNDRFWLADLQTHPEILYLRNFLRKYPQTALVAGFEPFKLYDNVNESPTARVFKNTNRAYDVYNSAIQIDTSQRLQYYHKSKLVPGSERMPYPGVFKFLEPLAVQLEGISGSRGTQAHRSVFFNTDSIGVAPVICYESIYGEYVTEYIRRGANLIFIITNDGWWGKTPGYKQHAAYASLRAIETRRSIARSANTGTSCFVNQRGNILQPQPWWMAAAIKDTILANDTITIYARFGDYLSRMALFLTLCLLGWAVFLKFKR; encoded by the coding sequence ATGAAAAACTGGCAATACCGATTATTTTTATGTTTGCTTGGCCCCGTTTTATTGTGGCTTTGCTGGCCTCCTTTGCCGTTAATACCTTTAGTTTTTATTGGCTTTGTGCCTTTGTTAGCTTTGGAAAACCACATTGCCAATCAAGGCGGACAGCACCCTACAAAAACAAGGTACATGCGTTTGTTTTTATGGGGGTATTTGTATTTTTTGCTGTGGAATTTATTAGATACGTGGTGGATTAAAAATGCAAGCTTATGGGGCGGTGTTATGGCTTTTGTATTAAACTCGCTTTTTATGAGTTTTCCATTACTGGCATACCATGGTATTAAGCACAGGCTTGGGCAAAAGTGGTGGGCTGTAATTTTTGTGGCTACCTGGATGAGTTTTGAGTTTTTGCATCAAAAATGGGAGCTGTCTTTTCCTTGGCTTAATTTGGGCAATTCCTTCGCGCAATTCCCAGCCCTTATTCAATGGTACGAGGTAACGGGCACATCCGGAGGTACGCTGTGGGTACTAATAATTAACGTTTTAGTGTTCGATGCCTGGCAACGCTACCAAACTACAAAAGCGCAGCAGCAATATCCGGATAAAAAATGGGGGCAAAAACGCCTCGGGCTAATACTATTATTGTTAGTATTGCCAGTAACAGCCTCGTTAATACGTTATTTTACTTACCAAGAGCATGGCCGCCCGGTAACCGTTGGCGTGGTGCAACCAAATATTGACCCTTGGAATGAAAAATTTGACAGCCGGACAATGGGGCAACAAATGGAAAAATTTTTGCGCTTATCGGCGCAGGTTTTGGAGGTTGATTCAAGCAGTGTAAACGAGAGCAAAAACCTCCGGAAAGTAGATTATTTAGTTTGGCCCGAGACCTCGATACCAAATAACGACCGTTTTTGGTTAGCCGACCTTCAAACGCATCCGGAAATTTTATACCTGCGCAATTTTTTGCGTAAATACCCACAAACGGCGTTGGTTGCAGGTTTCGAGCCGTTTAAATTATACGACAACGTAAACGAAAGTCCAACGGCACGGGTTTTCAAAAACACAAACCGCGCCTACGATGTGTATAACTCGGCCATACAAATAGACACCTCGCAGCGATTACAGTACTATCACAAATCGAAATTGGTACCCGGCTCAGAGCGGATGCCTTACCCTGGCGTGTTCAAATTTTTAGAACCCTTGGCAGTACAGTTAGAGGGCATATCGGGCAGCAGGGGTACACAGGCACATCGGAGCGTATTTTTTAACACCGACAGCATTGGCGTTGCCCCCGTTATTTGTTACGAAAGTATTTACGGCGAATATGTAACCGAATATATACGGCGCGGTGCCAATTTAATTTTTATTATTACTAACGACGGGTGGTGGGGTAAAACACCAGGGTATAAACAACATGCAGCCTATGCCTCGTTACGTGCCATTGAAACGCGGCGAAGTATTGCCCGCTCAGCTAATACCGGCACATCGTGTTTTGTAAATCAGCGCGGCAATATACTACAGCCCCAACCCTGGTGGATGGCAGCGGCAATTAAAGATACTATTTTAGCTAACGACACCATAACGATATATGCCCGCTTTGGCGATTATTTAAGCCGGATGGCACTATTTTTGACTTTGTGCTTATTGGGCTGGGCTGTTTTTTTAAAGTTTAAACGATGA